Within the Bradyrhizobium cosmicum genome, the region AAAATCGATTTCAGGTCCAGATGGTCGGCGAGCGCAATCTGCGCGCCGTGGCCGAGGTTTCCGGCGGCCTGCCGTTGATGTTCGCGGGCGCGCCCGACATAACCGACATCAGCGCGCTGCTCGACACCGTCGACGGCATCGTGCTGACCGGCGCCCGCGCCAACGTTCATCCGACCCGTTTCAATGTCGATCCCTGTGCGGCGCACGAGCCCTATGACATCCACCGCGACGAGGTCGCGCTGGCGCTCTCGGTCGCCTGCGTCGCCCGCGGCATTCCGCTGTTCGGCATCTGCCGCGGATTGCAGGAGATGAACGTCGCCTTCGGCGGCTCGCTGCATCCGGAGATCCGCGAAATCCCGGGCCGCATGAACCACCGGATGCCGAGGCTCGAGAACGGCGAGATCCATCCCGATCCGACCGTGGTGTTCGCCGACCGCCACGACGTCGATCTCACGCCGGGCGGCGCGTTCGCGCAGCTGCTCGGCTGCGAGAAAATTCGCGTCAATTCGCTGCACGGCCAGGGCATTCTCGATCCCGGCAAGCGCGTGCTGATCGAAGGCGTTGCCGAGGACGGCACCATCGAGGCGATCCGCATCGCGGAAGCCCCGACCTTCGCGCTCGGCGTGCAATGGCACGCCGAGTACGACCCGCAGCGCAATCCGATCAACCGCAAGCTGTTCGAAGCGTTCGGCGAAGCCCTGGTGGCGAAGCAGCGCGCGGCGGCGTAGTCGGATTGCACGCCGGGACGAAGGCGCTATTTCAGCGCGACCACCGTTCCCCCCGTTCCGGCAAGAACGCCGGCGCGCCCAGGTCGCTCTCCGGCGAGGGCGTCAAGGCTGCCTCCGACAACGCTGCGCTGGTGAAGTTTACACCTGTCGTGACGGAGATCGGGGTGAATTTTCCGGATAAGTGACGGGGCCGGTCTTACGCCGCCGGGTCCAGGCGTCGCGCGCGATAGGCCTGCGGCGACATCAAGGTCAACTTGCGGAACGCCTTGCGAAAGCTGCTCTCGTCCTCGTAGCCGGCCGCGCGTGCGATCGTCTTGACCGGCTGCGTCGTCGTCTCGAGCAGTGTGCGGGCATGCTCGACGCGGCGGCGCGTGATGAAGGCCTGCGGCGGCTCACGCGTGAGTTCCTGAAACTTCCGGTTCAGTGTGCGCTCGCTGAGGCCGAGCGCGCCCGCGAGACGCTTGACCGTCATCGGTCTCTTGCCGGTACGCCGGACCAGGAGATCGGCCCGGGTCAGCAGCGGGTCCTGTGAGAGCAGATAGCCGACCGGCATGAAGATCGATTGGGTGCGCTGCGCGGTGTCGATGACGACGTAGTCCGCGCAGAGCTTTGCGATCTCCTTGCCTTCGACCAGTTCGATCAGCCTGAGCAGGAGGTCGACCCACGACATCGGTCCGGCCGCACAGACGATGCGATCCGCCATGGTGATGACGGCGTCGGCGGCAAGGTCGATGGCAGGATGGCGCTGCCGCAGCTCGCCCTGCAGCCACCAGGTGATGGTGGCGCGGCGGTGATCGAGCAAGCCGGCACCGGCCAGCAGGAAGACGCCGCTGCAAAACGCTCCGATCAGCCGGCCGTTGGCATGTTGTTGCCGCAGCCAGGCGCCGGCCCGGGCATATTGCGGTTGCAGGCGCGCGGCCGTGACGTGATCGACCAGATTGCCGGGGACGAGGATCGCATCGAAGCTGGCGCGCTTGCCAATCGCGCCATCGACCGCGACCATCTGGCCGCCGCCGGCGCGCACGGCCTTGCCGTCGAGCGACAGCGTCTGCCAGGCGAAGCGGGATTTCGCGCCGCTCTGCTGCATCACGTGATTGGCGAGCGACAGCACGTCGGCGACGCCGGCGATCGCCGACTGCATGCAACCTTCCAGCGCCAGAACTGCGAGCTTCATGGGACCTCCAAGCGGCTGACAGCGATCGTATCCGATCGGTGTGCGCGCCGCGTGGCGGAAATTGCCCGATCTCTGGCTTATCTGCCACTGCCTTGTCGGGAGCATCAGGTCCAAATTCGCGCCATCGTCACACGACACGATTGGAGAGAGATATGCCCTACATCACCATTTCCACCGTCCGCGGCATCCTGGATGCCGCGCAGAAGAAGACACTGCTCGAGCGCGTCACCGACCTCATGGTCGAGGTCGAAGGGCAGGGCAGCCCGGAGTTCCGCCGCAACGTCTGGGTCAGGATCGAGGAGCAGGAGCCCTCGCACTGGTCGCTCGGCGGCATGCAGCCGACGCCGGAAATCATCGCCGGTACGTTCGGCCCGATCGGGGCGGACGGGGTGCGGATCGCCAAGCCGAAGATGTAGGTTCGCGCCCAAAACGAAGGGGCGCTCCTCGCGGAGCGCCCCTTGCTTGTCGCGTTCTGTTCGGGCGGCTTAGCCCGAATAGTACATGTCGAATTCGACCGGGTGCGGGGTCATTTCGAAGCGGGCGACTTCGGTCATCTTCAGCTCGATGTAAGCGTCGATGAAGTCGTCGTCGAACACGCCGCCGTTCTTGAGGAAGCCGCGGTCCTTGTCGAGATTTTCCAGCGCCTCGCGGAGCGAGCCGCAGACGGTCGGGATCTGTTTCAGTTCTTCCTTCGGCAGGTCATAGAGGTCCTTGTCCATCGCCGGACCCGGATCGATCTTGTTCTTGATGCCGTCGAGGCCGGCCATCAGCATCGATGCGAAGCCGAGATAGGGATTGGCGAGCGGATCGGGGAAACGCACCTCGACACGCTTGGCCTTCGGATTCGCCGTGTAGGGGATGCGGCAGGAGGCCGAGCGGTTGCGCGCGGAATAGGCGAGCAGCACGGGAGCTTCATAGCCCGGGACCAGACGCTTGTAGGAGTTGGTCGACGGGTTGGTGAAGGCGTTGATCGCCTTGGCGTGCTTGATGATGCCGCCGATGTAGTGGAGGCAGGTCTCCGACAGGTCGGCGTACTTGTTGCCGGCGAAGACCGGCTTGCCGTCCTTCCAGATCGACTGGTGCACGTGCATGCCCGAGCCGTTGTCGCCGTAGATCGGCTTCGGCATGAAGGTGGCGGTCTTGCCGTAGATGTGCGCGACCTGATGGATGCAGTACTTGTAGATCTGCATGTGGTCGGCCATCAGCGTCAGCGTGTCGAACTTCATGCCGAGCTCGTGCTGGGCCGAAGCGACCTCGTGATGGTGCTTCTCGACCTTGACGCCCATCTTGGCCATGGCGCCGAGCATTTCCGAGCGCATGTCCTGCACCGAGTCCTGCGGCGGGACCGGGAAGTAGCCGCCCTTGGTGCGGATGCGGTGGCCGAGATTGCCGCCTTCATATTCGGTGTCGGAGTTGGTCGGCAGCTCGGAGGAGTCGAGACGGAAGCCGGTGTTGTAGGGGCCGCTGGAGAAGCGGACGTCGTCGAACACGAAGAATTCGGCCTCGGGACCGACGAACACGCTGTCGCCCACGCCCATCGACTTCACCATGGCTTCCGCCTTCTTGGCGATGCCGCGGGGGTCGCGGTTGTAGGCCTCGCCGGTGGTCGGCTCGAGCACGTCGCAGGTGATGACCATGGTGGTCTCGGCGAAGAACGGATCGATCGTCGCGGTCACCGGATCGGGCATCAGGCACATGTCGGACTCGTTGATCGCCTTCCAGCCGGCGATCGAGGAGCCGTCGAACATCGTCCCTTCGGCGAAGATATCGTCGTCGATCATGCCGACGTCGAACGTCACATGCTGCCACTTGCCGCGCGGATCGGTGAAGCGCAGGTCGACGTACTTAACGTCGTTGTCCTTGATCGATTTCAGGACGTCTTTGGCGGTCTTCATGCATACCCCTTTTGGCTCTGCGGGTCGGTTTCCAGGTGAGCAAGATTATTCTCGCGTTTGGCGAGTTCGCGCGCGACCGCACAAACGAAATCAGGCCGCCGAAGCAGCCTTATTTCTTTTCACAGTGTCGCAAGCTGCGGGATAGCACCCGGCTCAGATAGCGTCCAGCCCGGATTCGCCGGTTCGGATGCGGATCGCCTCTTCGATGTTGGAGACGAAAATCTTGCCGTCGCCGATCCGTCCGGTCTGCGCAGCGCGGCGAATTGCGTCGATGGCGCGTTCGACCAGATCGTCGCCGATCACGATCTCGATCTTCACTTTCGGCAGGAAGTCGACGATGTATTCCGCGCCGCGATAAAGCTCGGCGTGCCCCTTTTGGCGGCCAAAGCCCTTGGCTTCGGTGACGGTAATGCCTTGCAGGCCGACTTCCTGAAGCGCTTCCTTCACCTCGTCGAGCTTGAATGGCTTGATGATGGCTTCGATTTTCTTCACTGCGCGCCTCCCGGCCTTTCGATCAAATAGCAACGTCTTCGTCAGGATGCGCTTTTGTCACGCACGATCGTGTCTTCGATATGCCGCACTCCCTGACCAGTCCGGCAACAACGGCCGGCCACACCCTGAAAGATGCCAGTGAGCACGACGAACCGAAGCGGCTTCCTCGAAAGCAGGGTCTATGCCAAGTTGCAAATGCCCTGATTATTGGAGCGTTATCAGCCTTTTAACGAGCAACTCTGATAGGTGGAGCCGACCGGCCCAAAATACCGAAGACTACGAAATAGGCAAACAGTTCGATTTGTGTGCAGATCGATGTTCTGTCGGTCGGATCGGGACGGAAGATGCCTGTTGAAGAGGCGTTTGTACAGGGAAGTGGCATGGAAGTTCTGACCAACGCTGAAATGGCGCGCGCCGACCAGCTCTCGATCGCGGCAGGCACCCCCGGCTTCAAGCTGATGCTGAGCGCGGGCCAGGCCGTCACTGAGGCCGCCAACGCGCTGGTGGAGGAGGGGCCGATCCTGATCGTGGCGGGCCCCGGCAACAACGGCGGCGACGGTTTCGTCGCGGCCGCCGAGCTCGCCGCGCAGGGCCGGGAGGTCTCGGTGATCCTGATGTGCGAGCGCGACCAGCTCCAGGGCGATGCGGCCTCAGCCGCGCGCGGCTGGAAGCATCCGGTGCTCCCGTTCAATCCCCAGGCGATCGGACGGCCCGCTCTGATCATCGACGCGCTGTTCGGCGCAGGCCTCAGTCGTCCGGTCGACGGCGAGGCGCGCGCGATGATCGAGGCGATCAACGCCAACGGCGCTCCCGTACTCGCGGTCGACCTGCCGAGCGGCATCAACGGCACCAGCGCCGCCGTGATGGGCGTGGCGGTGAATGCCACCGAGACCGTTACCTTCTTCCGCAAGAAGCCGGCGCACCTGCTGATGCCCGGCCGGATGCATTGCGGCCACGTGCGCGTCGCCGACATCGGGATCGACGCACAGGTGCTGGACGAGATCGCGCCGCGGACTTTCGAGAACGATCCGGATTTCTGGAGCGCCGCCTTTCCGGTGCCGCGCATCGACGGCCACAAATATGCGCGGGGCCATGTGCTCGCGGTCTCCGGCGACGCGGCGGCGACCGGCGCGGCACGGATGGCAGCGCGCGCGGCGTTGCGGG harbors:
- a CDS encoding gamma-glutamyl-gamma-aminobutyrate hydrolase family protein, which gives rise to MRKPVVGVIGNAHRVENRFQVQMVGERNLRAVAEVSGGLPLMFAGAPDITDISALLDTVDGIVLTGARANVHPTRFNVDPCAAHEPYDIHRDEVALALSVACVARGIPLFGICRGLQEMNVAFGGSLHPEIREIPGRMNHRMPRLENGEIHPDPTVVFADRHDVDLTPGGAFAQLLGCEKIRVNSLHGQGILDPGKRVLIEGVAEDGTIEAIRIAEAPTFALGVQWHAEYDPQRNPINRKLFEAFGEALVAKQRAAA
- a CDS encoding GlxA family transcriptional regulator; amino-acid sequence: MKLAVLALEGCMQSAIAGVADVLSLANHVMQQSGAKSRFAWQTLSLDGKAVRAGGGQMVAVDGAIGKRASFDAILVPGNLVDHVTAARLQPQYARAGAWLRQQHANGRLIGAFCSGVFLLAGAGLLDHRRATITWWLQGELRQRHPAIDLAADAVITMADRIVCAAGPMSWVDLLLRLIELVEGKEIAKLCADYVVIDTAQRTQSIFMPVGYLLSQDPLLTRADLLVRRTGKRPMTVKRLAGALGLSERTLNRKFQELTREPPQAFITRRRVEHARTLLETTTQPVKTIARAAGYEDESSFRKAFRKLTLMSPQAYRARRLDPAA
- a CDS encoding tautomerase family protein, which translates into the protein MPYITISTVRGILDAAQKKTLLERVTDLMVEVEGQGSPEFRRNVWVRIEEQEPSHWSLGGMQPTPEIIAGTFGPIGADGVRIAKPKM
- the glnA gene encoding type I glutamate--ammonia ligase, producing MKTAKDVLKSIKDNDVKYVDLRFTDPRGKWQHVTFDVGMIDDDIFAEGTMFDGSSIAGWKAINESDMCLMPDPVTATIDPFFAETTMVITCDVLEPTTGEAYNRDPRGIAKKAEAMVKSMGVGDSVFVGPEAEFFVFDDVRFSSGPYNTGFRLDSSELPTNSDTEYEGGNLGHRIRTKGGYFPVPPQDSVQDMRSEMLGAMAKMGVKVEKHHHEVASAQHELGMKFDTLTLMADHMQIYKYCIHQVAHIYGKTATFMPKPIYGDNGSGMHVHQSIWKDGKPVFAGNKYADLSETCLHYIGGIIKHAKAINAFTNPSTNSYKRLVPGYEAPVLLAYSARNRSASCRIPYTANPKAKRVEVRFPDPLANPYLGFASMLMAGLDGIKNKIDPGPAMDKDLYDLPKEELKQIPTVCGSLREALENLDKDRGFLKNGGVFDDDFIDAYIELKMTEVARFEMTPHPVEFDMYYSG
- a CDS encoding P-II family nitrogen regulator — its product is MKKIEAIIKPFKLDEVKEALQEVGLQGITVTEAKGFGRQKGHAELYRGAEYIVDFLPKVKIEIVIGDDLVERAIDAIRRAAQTGRIGDGKIFVSNIEEAIRIRTGESGLDAI
- a CDS encoding NAD(P)H-hydrate dehydratase, which codes for MEVLTNAEMARADQLSIAAGTPGFKLMLSAGQAVTEAANALVEEGPILIVAGPGNNGGDGFVAAAELAAQGREVSVILMCERDQLQGDAASAARGWKHPVLPFNPQAIGRPALIIDALFGAGLSRPVDGEARAMIEAINANGAPVLAVDLPSGINGTSAAVMGVAVNATETVTFFRKKPAHLLMPGRMHCGHVRVADIGIDAQVLDEIAPRTFENDPDFWSAAFPVPRIDGHKYARGHVLAVSGDAAATGAARMAARAALRAGAGLVTLATPRDALAINAAALTAVMVRPVDTAIEFGELLGDKRYNTCMIGPGTGIGERTCDFVHTALGAQRHLVLDADALTSFAANPERLFESIKSSQDNAVVLTPHEGEFPRLFSDLSNKYPGRSKLERVRAAAERSGAVVLLKGPDTTIAAPDGRATVAANAPPWLATAGAGDVLAGIIAGLLAQGVPAFEAASIGVWMHGEAGSEAGPGLIAEDLTETLPAVHRRIYNALGVEY